Proteins encoded within one genomic window of Pongo pygmaeus isolate AG05252 chromosome 6, NHGRI_mPonPyg2-v2.0_pri, whole genome shotgun sequence:
- the LOC129040523 gene encoding zinc-alpha-2-glycoprotein-like: MVRMVSVLLSLLLLLGPAVPQETQDGHYSLTYLYTGLSRPGKGTHRLQGTVFLNDRAFFHYNSEDRKAEPLGPWRHVEGVEDWEKQSQVQRAREDIFIETLNNIMEYYNDSNGSHALQERFGCEIQNNRSTGAFWKNAYDGKDYIEFNKEIPAWVPLVPEAQNTKQKWEAEPVYVQRAKAYLEEECPATLQKYLKYSKNILDRQDLPSVVVTSHQAPGENRTLKCLAYDFYPGKIDVHWTRAGEVQEPELRGDVLHGGNGTYLTWLLVHVPPQDTAPYSCHVQHSSLAQPLVVPWEAR, translated from the exons ATGGTAAGAATGGTGTCTGTCCTGCTgtctctgctgctgcttctgggtCCTGCTGTCCCCCAGGAGACCCAAGATG GTCATTACTCTCTGACCTATCTCTACACTGGGCTGTCCAGGCCTGGCAAAGGCACCCACAGGCTGCAGGGCACTGTCTTCCTCAATGACCGTGCCTTCTTCCACTACAACAGTGAAGACAGGAAGGCTGAGCCCCTGGGACCATGGAGACACGTGGAAGGAGTAGAGGACTGGGAGAAGCAGAGCCAAGTTCAGAGGGCCAGGGAGGACATCTTTATAGAGACCCTGAACAACATCATGGAGTATTACAACGACAGTAACG GGTCTCACGCCTTGCAGGAAAGGTTTGGTTGTGAGATCCAGAATAACAGAAGCACTGGAGCATTCTGGAAGaatgcctatgatggaaaggacTACATTGAATTCAACAAAGAAATCCCAGCCTGGGTCCCCTTGGTCCCGGAAGCCCAGAACACCAAGCAGAAGTGGGAGGCAGAACCAGTCTACGTGCAGCGAGCCAAGGCTTACCTGGAGGAGGAGTGCCCTGCAACTCTGCAGAAATACCTGAAATACAGCAAAAATATCCTGGACCGGCAAG ATCTTCCCTCTGTAGTGGTCACCAGCCACCAGGCCCCAGGAGAAAACAGGACACTCAAGTGCCTGGCCTACGACTTCTACCCAGGGAAAATTGATGTGCACTGGACTCGGGCCGGCGAGGTGCAGGAGCCTGAGTTACGGGGAGATGTTCTTCACGGTGGAAACGGTACTTACCTGACCTGGTTGTTGGTGCACGTGCCCCCGCAGGACACAGCCCCCTACTCCTGCCACGTGCAGCACAGcagcctggcccagcccctgGTGGTGCCCTGGGAGGCCAGGTAG